A window from Micromonospora terminaliae encodes these proteins:
- a CDS encoding Gfo/Idh/MocA family protein: MERTSIGIILNGVTGRMGYRQHLVRSLLAIREQGGLPARDGSRIWPELTLVGRNEAKLAEIAARHGLTSYTTDLDAALADDSYQIYFDAQVTAQREKAIRAAIEAGKHIYTEKPLAEGLTGSLELARLAVARGVKNGVVQDKLFLPGLRKLKRLVDSGFFGRILSVRGEFGYWVFEGDWQDAQRPSWNYRAEDGGGITVDMFPHWHYVLEQIFAPVTAVTAHIATHIPERVDETGQTYRATADDAAYGIFELAGGITAQINSSWAVRVYRDELVEFQVDGTHGSAVAGLRECRIQHRGATPMPVWNPDLPVTEPFRAQWQTVPDNEDFDNGFKVQWEAFLRHVVDDEPFPWDFLAGARGVQLAEAGLLSAREGRRVEIEEIRL, translated from the coding sequence GTGGAGCGCACGTCAATCGGGATCATCCTCAACGGGGTGACCGGCCGGATGGGGTACCGGCAGCACCTGGTCCGGTCCCTGCTCGCCATCCGCGAGCAGGGCGGCCTGCCCGCCCGCGACGGCAGCCGCATCTGGCCCGAGCTGACCCTGGTCGGCCGCAACGAGGCCAAGCTCGCCGAGATCGCCGCCCGGCACGGCCTGACGTCGTACACGACCGACCTGGACGCCGCGCTCGCCGACGACTCGTACCAGATCTACTTCGACGCGCAGGTCACCGCGCAGCGGGAGAAGGCCATCCGGGCGGCCATCGAGGCCGGCAAGCATATCTACACGGAGAAGCCGCTGGCCGAGGGGCTGACCGGCTCGCTGGAGCTGGCCCGGCTCGCCGTGGCCCGGGGCGTCAAGAACGGTGTCGTGCAGGACAAGCTGTTCCTGCCCGGCCTGCGCAAGCTCAAGCGGCTGGTCGACAGCGGCTTCTTCGGCCGGATCCTGTCGGTGCGCGGCGAGTTCGGCTACTGGGTGTTCGAGGGTGACTGGCAGGACGCGCAGCGGCCGAGCTGGAACTACCGCGCCGAGGACGGCGGCGGCATCACGGTGGACATGTTCCCGCACTGGCACTACGTGCTGGAGCAGATCTTCGCCCCGGTCACCGCGGTGACCGCGCACATCGCCACGCACATCCCCGAGCGGGTGGACGAGACCGGCCAGACCTACCGGGCCACCGCCGACGACGCCGCGTACGGCATCTTCGAGCTGGCCGGCGGCATCACCGCGCAGATCAACTCCTCCTGGGCGGTCCGGGTCTACCGGGACGAGCTGGTGGAGTTCCAGGTCGACGGCACCCACGGCAGCGCCGTGGCCGGGCTGCGCGAGTGCCGCATCCAGCACCGCGGCGCCACCCCCATGCCGGTGTGGAACCCGGACCTCCCGGTCACCGAGCCCTTCCGCGCCCAGTGGCAGACCGTCCCCGACAACGAGGACTTCGACAACGGGTTCAAGGTGCAGTGGGAGGCGTTCCTGCGGCACGTCGTCGACGACGAGCCGTTCCCGTGGGACTTCCTGGCCGGCGCCCGCGGCGTCCAGCTCGCCGAGGCCGGGCTGCTCTCGGCGCGTGAGGGGCGGCGGGTCGAGATCGAGGAGATCCGCCTGTGA
- a CDS encoding ABC transporter ATP-binding protein — MTVGNTTTQRSADATATGAAVDIDEVAVRFRTKKKDVTALRDVSLRIEPGEFVAIVGASGCGKSTLLKLVSGLLRPSSGQVRLHGEDVRGPRRDIGYVFQRAALLEWRTARRNILLQAEMRGMPKAQARQRADELIAMTGLTGFEDAYPNELSGGMQQRVALCRALLHRPPVLLMDEPFGALDALTREQMNVELRRIWRETGTTVLLVTHSIAEAVYLANRVIVMTPRPGTVAEVIDVDLPVERDYGQTMSAPEFARATGRIRDLLGATTTAE; from the coding sequence ATGACGGTCGGCAACACCACCACGCAGCGCTCCGCGGACGCCACGGCGACCGGCGCCGCGGTCGACATCGACGAGGTCGCGGTCCGGTTCCGCACGAAGAAGAAGGACGTCACGGCGCTGCGCGACGTCTCGCTGCGGATCGAGCCGGGCGAGTTCGTGGCCATCGTCGGCGCCTCCGGCTGCGGCAAGTCCACGCTGCTCAAGCTGGTGTCCGGCCTGCTGCGGCCGTCGTCCGGCCAGGTCCGCCTGCATGGCGAGGACGTGCGGGGGCCGCGGCGCGACATCGGGTACGTCTTCCAGCGCGCCGCCCTCCTGGAGTGGCGCACGGCCCGGCGCAACATCCTGCTCCAGGCCGAGATGCGGGGCATGCCGAAGGCGCAGGCACGCCAGCGCGCCGACGAGCTGATCGCCATGACCGGGTTGACCGGCTTCGAGGACGCGTACCCGAACGAGCTGTCCGGTGGCATGCAGCAGCGCGTGGCCCTGTGCCGCGCGCTGCTGCACCGCCCCCCGGTGCTGCTCATGGACGAGCCGTTCGGTGCGCTCGACGCCCTCACCCGCGAGCAGATGAACGTCGAACTGCGGCGGATCTGGCGGGAGACCGGCACCACCGTCCTGCTGGTCACGCACTCCATCGCCGAGGCGGTCTACCTGGCCAACCGGGTGATCGTCATGACCCCTCGACCCGGCACCGTCGCCGAGGTCATCGATGTCGACCTCCCCGTCGAGCGGGACTACGGCCAGACCATGTCGGCGCCGGAGTTCGCCCGCGCCACGGGACGCATCCGGGACCTGCTGGGTGCGACGACGACCGCCGAATAA
- a CDS encoding ABC transporter substrate-binding protein, which produces MKLRTLAAALVPALLLATTACGSSSDEQEKNAQGLDKVTLTLNWYPYGEHAPFYYGKKKEIFAKHGIDLTIQAGQGSQKTIQATAAGQTDFGWADTPALLSAVGQGMDVKSVGVFLQTTPSSVQFFSEKNINSPADLKGKTIASTAGDALSKTFPAFLKANGLAATDVTLQNTDPAGKMAAVMSGKTDALLGFATDQGPTMQEKAGKQVSYLKFAEHGLTFFSNGLLASGDTIKNKQDLVKRMVAASSESWSAAEKDAAGAVAAMQGASQQLPSEKVLTDQFNATLQLLHTDATKGQAPGVNDEADWQKTITVFADAGVITKAESPSKYWDASFAPKG; this is translated from the coding sequence ATGAAGTTGCGTACTCTCGCCGCCGCGCTCGTGCCGGCACTCCTTCTGGCCACCACCGCCTGCGGCTCGTCCTCCGACGAGCAGGAGAAGAACGCCCAGGGCCTGGACAAGGTCACCCTGACCCTCAACTGGTACCCGTACGGCGAGCACGCGCCGTTCTACTACGGCAAGAAGAAGGAGATCTTCGCCAAGCACGGCATCGACCTGACCATCCAGGCCGGCCAGGGATCGCAGAAGACGATCCAGGCCACCGCCGCCGGGCAGACCGACTTCGGCTGGGCCGACACCCCGGCGCTGCTCTCGGCTGTCGGTCAGGGCATGGACGTCAAGAGCGTCGGCGTCTTCCTGCAGACCACCCCGTCGTCGGTGCAGTTCTTCAGCGAGAAGAACATCAACTCCCCCGCCGACCTCAAGGGCAAGACCATCGCGTCCACGGCCGGCGACGCGCTCAGCAAGACGTTCCCGGCGTTCCTCAAGGCCAACGGTCTGGCCGCCACCGACGTGACCCTGCAGAACACCGACCCGGCCGGCAAGATGGCCGCGGTCATGTCGGGCAAGACCGACGCGCTGCTCGGCTTTGCCACCGACCAGGGCCCGACCATGCAGGAGAAGGCCGGCAAGCAGGTCTCGTACCTGAAGTTCGCCGAGCACGGCCTCACCTTCTTCAGCAACGGCCTGCTGGCCTCCGGCGACACCATCAAGAACAAGCAGGACCTGGTCAAGCGGATGGTCGCCGCCAGCAGCGAGTCCTGGTCCGCCGCTGAGAAGGACGCGGCCGGCGCGGTCGCGGCGATGCAGGGCGCGTCCCAGCAGCTGCCGTCGGAGAAGGTGCTGACCGACCAGTTCAACGCGACGCTGCAGCTGCTGCACACCGACGCCACGAAGGGGCAGGCCCCGGGCGTCAACGACGAGGCCGACTGGCAGAAGACCATCACCGTCTTCGCCGACGCCGGTGTGATCACCAAGGCCGAGTCGCCGTCGAAGTACTGGGACGCGAGCTTCGCTCCGAAGGGTTGA
- a CDS encoding ABC transporter permease, whose protein sequence is MAAQSTIEQSERTTAPAGATASATRRPGGAGAGLLRFARNTWRPAAVLVAILLVWWVVTAAELVKPYLVPSPGTTLDVVLAQPGYFTHHTWITTYETVLGFAIAIVVGVLSAVVMVYSPTVEKSLYPLLLFAQVIPKIAIAPLFIVWLGFGLSPKVVVAVLMAFFPIVISTVTGLKSIDPEMLQLSATMGAGPAQTFRKIRFPAALPHLFAGLKVAATMAVTGAVVGEFVGANEGLGYVILQANGNLDTPTLFAGLIIMSLLGVILFVVVELLEYLVLPWHASRRTDAATTTL, encoded by the coding sequence ATGGCCGCGCAGAGCACCATCGAGCAATCGGAGCGCACCACCGCTCCCGCCGGCGCCACCGCGTCGGCCACCCGCCGCCCCGGCGGGGCGGGCGCCGGCCTGCTCCGGTTCGCCCGTAACACGTGGCGCCCCGCCGCGGTCCTCGTGGCCATCCTGCTGGTCTGGTGGGTGGTCACCGCCGCGGAGCTGGTCAAGCCCTACCTGGTTCCCTCGCCCGGCACGACGCTGGACGTGGTCCTCGCCCAGCCGGGCTACTTCACCCACCACACCTGGATCACCACCTACGAGACGGTGCTGGGCTTCGCCATCGCCATCGTGGTCGGCGTGCTCTCCGCCGTCGTCATGGTCTACTCCCCCACCGTCGAGAAGAGCCTCTACCCACTGCTGCTGTTCGCCCAGGTCATCCCCAAGATCGCGATCGCGCCGCTGTTCATCGTGTGGCTCGGCTTCGGGCTCTCGCCCAAGGTCGTCGTCGCGGTCCTGATGGCCTTCTTCCCCATCGTCATCTCCACGGTCACCGGCCTGAAGTCCATCGACCCGGAGATGCTGCAACTGTCGGCGACCATGGGCGCGGGCCCGGCCCAGACGTTCCGGAAGATCCGGTTCCCCGCCGCCCTGCCGCACCTGTTCGCCGGCCTGAAGGTCGCCGCCACCATGGCCGTCACCGGCGCGGTCGTCGGTGAGTTCGTCGGCGCCAACGAGGGCCTCGGCTACGTGATCCTGCAGGCCAACGGCAACCTCGACACCCCGACCCTCTTCGCCGGGCTGATCATCATGTCGCTGCTCGGCGTGATCCTCTTCGTCGTCGTGGAACTGCTGGAGTACCTCGTTCTGCCCTGGCACGCCAGCCGCCGCACCGACGCTGCCACCACAACGCTGTGA
- a CDS encoding LacI family DNA-binding transcriptional regulator → MARAADVSLATASRALNGMRVTPQLRDRVLAAAEKLAYTPNAHARALAGASHRTVGVICHDVTDPYFAAVAGGVMRVAGANDLLVMLASTFRDPEREIAYVSMLRAERAPAILLIGSGFEDARWERALEAELKPYLDGGGRVAVVSRHRSLKVDSVLPENRAGAAAMARALLDLGHRRFAVLSGPRALTTVADRLGGFREELAKAGVGLDPADIVEAPFTRDGGYGAMTELLARGSTATCVFALTDVMAIGACAALRDQGLSVPNDISVAGFDDIPIVRDLTPPLTTVALPLQSLGEKAMELALTENSGRRRRLLRMGGEVVLRGSTAKVGS, encoded by the coding sequence GTGGCCAGAGCCGCCGACGTCTCGCTGGCCACGGCCTCCCGGGCCCTCAACGGCATGCGCGTCACCCCGCAACTGCGCGACCGGGTCCTCGCCGCCGCCGAGAAGCTCGCCTACACGCCCAACGCGCACGCCCGCGCCCTCGCCGGCGCCTCGCACCGCACCGTCGGCGTCATCTGCCACGACGTCACCGACCCCTACTTCGCCGCCGTCGCGGGCGGGGTCATGCGGGTCGCCGGGGCGAACGATCTGCTGGTCATGCTGGCCAGCACCTTCCGCGACCCGGAGCGCGAGATCGCGTACGTGTCGATGCTGCGCGCCGAGCGCGCCCCGGCCATCCTGCTGATCGGCTCCGGCTTCGAGGACGCCCGGTGGGAACGCGCCTTGGAGGCCGAGCTGAAGCCCTACCTGGACGGTGGCGGCCGGGTCGCCGTGGTCAGCCGGCACCGCAGCCTGAAGGTCGACAGCGTCCTGCCCGAGAACCGGGCCGGCGCCGCCGCCATGGCCCGCGCCCTGCTCGACCTCGGCCACCGCCGGTTCGCCGTCCTCTCCGGACCCCGCGCGCTCACCACGGTCGCCGACCGGCTCGGCGGTTTCCGGGAGGAACTGGCCAAGGCCGGCGTGGGCCTCGACCCGGCCGACATCGTCGAGGCGCCCTTCACCCGCGACGGCGGCTACGGCGCCATGACCGAGCTGCTCGCCCGGGGCTCGACGGCCACCTGCGTGTTCGCCCTGACCGACGTCATGGCCATCGGCGCCTGCGCGGCGCTACGCGACCAGGGCCTGTCCGTCCCGAACGACATCTCCGTCGCCGGCTTCGACGACATCCCCATCGTCCGCGACCTCACCCCGCCGCTCACCACGGTGGCGCTGCCGCTGCAGAGCCTCGGCGAGAAGGCCATGGAGCTGGCGCTCACCGAGAACAGCGGGCGCCGCCGCCGGCTCCTGCGGATGGGCGGCGAAGTCGTCCTGCGCGGCAGCACCGCGAAGGTGGGCTCGTGA
- a CDS encoding mandelate racemase/muconate lactonizing enzyme family protein yields the protein MNALAGLTIEAVDTYAVALPTVRSFGVSGGSVAVAGTPSIRVLVKVTAGGVTGWGEATPIPAWTYETAESIVTTIDRYLAPAILGRPAWDLDGVTTAFDRAINRGFTIGSPLAKSAVDVALHDLLGRALGVPVGMLWGQRRRETIELGWIVSGQTADEVAEAVAEGRDLGYRAFKVKVGLHSEAEDAAVVRAVREAAPDAALWVDANQGYTVDGALRMARRLTDYDVTAFEQPLPANDVAGQRRLRESSPIPVALDESLRHPSDLATFVKLDAVDVAIAKVQRSGGLTLSRRLCALAVDAGVRLMGSGLTDSDLGLAASLHLFAAYGIDTPVDLNGRQFLTSSYATGATVEIKEGVARVPAGPGLGVEVDESVVRELAVDVLAR from the coding sequence GTGAACGCTCTCGCCGGCCTGACCATCGAGGCGGTCGACACGTACGCCGTCGCGCTGCCCACCGTCCGCTCGTTCGGCGTCTCCGGCGGCTCCGTCGCCGTCGCCGGCACGCCGAGCATCCGCGTGCTCGTCAAGGTCACCGCCGGTGGCGTCACCGGCTGGGGCGAGGCCACCCCCATCCCGGCCTGGACCTACGAGACCGCCGAATCCATCGTCACCACCATCGACCGGTACCTCGCCCCGGCCATCCTCGGCCGACCCGCCTGGGACCTCGACGGCGTCACCACCGCCTTCGACCGCGCCATCAACCGCGGCTTCACCATCGGCTCGCCGCTGGCCAAGAGTGCCGTCGACGTGGCCCTGCACGACCTGCTCGGCCGCGCTCTCGGCGTACCGGTCGGGATGCTCTGGGGGCAGCGCCGCCGGGAGACCATCGAGCTCGGCTGGATCGTCTCCGGGCAGACCGCCGACGAGGTCGCCGAGGCCGTCGCCGAGGGCCGCGACCTGGGCTACCGGGCGTTCAAGGTGAAGGTCGGCCTGCACAGCGAGGCCGAGGACGCCGCCGTGGTGCGGGCCGTCCGCGAGGCCGCGCCGGACGCGGCGCTGTGGGTGGACGCCAACCAGGGCTACACCGTGGACGGCGCGCTGCGGATGGCCCGCCGCCTGACCGACTACGACGTCACCGCGTTCGAGCAGCCGCTGCCCGCCAACGACGTGGCCGGACAGCGCCGGCTGCGGGAGAGCTCACCGATTCCCGTGGCGCTCGACGAGAGCCTGCGTCATCCGAGCGACCTGGCGACGTTCGTGAAGCTCGACGCGGTGGACGTGGCGATCGCCAAGGTGCAGCGCAGCGGCGGGCTGACGCTGTCCCGGCGGCTCTGCGCCCTGGCCGTGGACGCCGGGGTGCGGCTCATGGGCTCCGGGCTCACCGACTCCGACCTGGGGCTGGCCGCCTCGCTGCACCTGTTCGCCGCGTACGGCATCGACACCCCGGTCGACCTGAACGGCCGGCAGTTCCTCACCTCCTCCTACGCCACCGGGGCGACGGTCGAGATCAAGGAAGGTGTCGCACGCGTGCCGGCCGGGCCCGGGCTCGGCGTCGAGGTTGACGAGTCGGTGGTGCGGGAACTCGCCGTGGACGTGCTCGCCCGCTAG
- a CDS encoding SDR family oxidoreductase, whose product MSASHPAQLTGPRVRVLVTGGTSGLGLAMATALAEAGAAVALTGRSGPRAQAVAAGLPGAMGVELDVRDESSVTRAVGEAWSRLDGIDMLVNNAGIGMRTVNPRFMTDPRGFWEVPVDGFRAVVETNLTGYFLLAREVTPRMLAAGGGRIVNIAVSTSTMHRAGFVPYGPSRAGSEALSRIMAADLRDTGVTVNLLLPGGATVTGMLPPDAVPAGQAFLDPAVMGPPVVWLASDDASGVHDERIVAADFANWLRDRTTARRS is encoded by the coding sequence ATGAGTGCTTCCCACCCTGCGCAGCTCACCGGCCCCCGCGTGCGCGTGCTGGTGACGGGCGGGACGAGCGGACTGGGACTCGCCATGGCCACCGCTCTGGCCGAGGCGGGAGCCGCCGTGGCGTTGACCGGTCGGTCTGGTCCCCGCGCACAGGCCGTCGCGGCCGGCCTGCCGGGAGCGATGGGCGTCGAGTTGGATGTACGCGACGAGTCGTCGGTGACCAGGGCTGTCGGCGAGGCGTGGTCACGGCTGGACGGCATCGACATGCTGGTGAACAACGCCGGCATCGGCATGCGCACCGTCAACCCCCGCTTCATGACCGATCCGCGGGGCTTCTGGGAGGTGCCGGTCGACGGCTTCCGCGCCGTGGTGGAGACCAACCTGACCGGCTACTTCCTCCTGGCACGGGAGGTCACGCCGCGGATGCTGGCCGCCGGCGGCGGACGCATCGTCAACATCGCCGTGAGCACGTCGACCATGCACCGGGCCGGGTTCGTGCCCTACGGGCCGTCGCGCGCCGGCAGTGAGGCGTTGTCCCGGATCATGGCCGCCGACCTGCGGGACACCGGCGTCACCGTGAACCTCCTGCTGCCCGGGGGCGCGACCGTCACCGGGATGCTGCCTCCCGATGCCGTGCCCGCGGGCCAGGCGTTCCTGGACCCCGCCGTGATGGGCCCGCCCGTGGTCTGGCTGGCGTCCGACGACGCGTCCGGCGTGCATGACGAGCGCATCGTCGCCGCCGACTTCGCGAACTGGTTGCGGGACCGGACGACGGCGCGGCGGTCCTGA
- a CDS encoding TIGR03086 family metal-binding protein encodes MALSDRPADRHRQVAGVFTDRVRGTRSWDAPAPVAGWTARDVVRHLTEWFPGFLASGAGIDLPQGPSVDDDPVAAWQIHVDGVQAVLDDPETAHRKLTNPHLGSLPLADAIDRFYTTDVFMHTWDLARATGQDDALDAEFCAQLLPGMEQMEEVIRSSGQYGPRVAVPEDADAQTRLLGFIGRDPFWSKP; translated from the coding sequence ATGGCGCTGTCTGACCGCCCGGCCGACCGGCACCGGCAGGTGGCCGGGGTGTTCACCGACCGGGTCCGGGGCACCCGATCGTGGGACGCGCCCGCTCCGGTCGCCGGTTGGACCGCCCGCGACGTGGTACGCCACCTCACCGAATGGTTCCCCGGGTTCCTCGCCTCCGGCGCCGGCATCGACCTGCCCCAGGGGCCGTCCGTGGACGACGACCCAGTCGCCGCCTGGCAGATTCACGTCGATGGCGTGCAGGCGGTGCTGGACGATCCGGAGACGGCGCACCGGAAGCTCACCAACCCGCACCTCGGCAGCCTGCCGCTGGCGGACGCGATCGACCGGTTCTACACCACCGACGTATTCATGCACACCTGGGATCTGGCCCGGGCCACCGGCCAGGACGACGCGCTGGACGCGGAGTTCTGCGCCCAACTCCTCCCTGGGATGGAGCAGATGGAGGAGGTCATCCGCTCCTCCGGCCAGTACGGCCCGCGGGTGGCGGTGCCCGAGGACGCGGACGCCCAGACCAGGCTGCTGGGCTTCATCGGCCGGGATCCGTTCTGGTCGAAGCCCTGA
- a CDS encoding SRPBCC family protein, with amino-acid sequence MDRITETAIEADPRLPVIRMSRDFAARPEQLFRAHTDPALFARWVGPDAMATRIEHWDASTGGSWRYASVHDGTEYWFRGCFHEVRPDRIVQTFTFEGEPDGVALETLWFEDLGDGRTRLRTQSLVDSFEGRDAWLRSGMEVGVNEGYAKLERMIIDGAV; translated from the coding sequence ATGGACAGGATCACGGAGACCGCGATCGAAGCCGATCCGAGGCTGCCGGTCATCCGGATGAGTCGTGACTTCGCGGCACGGCCCGAGCAGCTGTTCCGCGCCCACACCGATCCGGCGTTGTTCGCCCGGTGGGTGGGTCCCGATGCCATGGCCACCCGGATCGAGCACTGGGACGCGTCCACCGGCGGCAGCTGGCGATACGCCTCGGTGCACGACGGCACGGAGTACTGGTTCCGCGGCTGCTTCCACGAGGTACGGCCGGACCGCATCGTGCAGACCTTCACGTTCGAGGGCGAGCCGGACGGGGTCGCGCTGGAGACGTTGTGGTTCGAGGACCTGGGCGACGGCCGTACGCGGCTGCGCACCCAGTCCCTGGTCGACAGCTTTGAAGGCCGCGACGCGTGGCTGCGCAGCGGCATGGAGGTCGGTGTCAACGAGGGATACGCGAAGCTCGAGAGGATGATCATCGATGGCGCTGTCTGA
- a CDS encoding ArsR/SmtB family transcription factor, protein MTTDALSRAFAALADPTRRDMVARLSESDATVSQLAEPYRMTLQAVYKHLRVLEDAGLVSRPSGPQPRPVRLESGAFDLVDTWIERHRRRVEQRYRRLDAVLAQMEGDEHGQDHGDRDRSRSEAAGHPDES, encoded by the coding sequence ATGACCACGGATGCGCTGTCCCGGGCCTTCGCCGCCCTCGCGGATCCGACCCGGCGCGACATGGTGGCCCGGCTCTCCGAGAGCGACGCGACCGTGAGCCAGCTGGCCGAGCCGTACCGGATGACACTGCAGGCGGTCTACAAGCACCTGCGGGTACTCGAGGACGCCGGGCTGGTCAGCCGGCCGAGCGGGCCGCAGCCCCGGCCGGTGCGCCTGGAGTCCGGGGCCTTCGACCTGGTGGACACCTGGATCGAGCGCCACCGGCGCCGCGTCGAACAGCGCTACCGCCGCCTCGACGCCGTCCTGGCGCAGATGGAAGGAGACGAACATGGACAGGATCACGGAGACCGCGATCGAAGCCGATCCGAGGCTGCCGGTCATCCGGATGAGTCGTGA